The proteins below come from a single Rhodococcus sp. WMMA185 genomic window:
- a CDS encoding RNA polymerase sigma factor, with protein sequence MAAVGSGRGPDAEASVEAVFREERGRLLAALVSRFGDLDLAEEVTSEAIEAALRHWPVDGVPSKPGAWLLTTARRRAVDRLRRDQVLAARIAALQVEADRADPAPPADIGGDLPDERLQLFFTCAHPALSAEDRTALTLRCLADLTTPEVARAFLVSPATMAKRIVRAKKRIRTNRIPFRVPGADELPQRLSGVLQVLYSIFTEGYAASGGPRLQRLDVAEEAIRLTRVLYRLLPDEREVAGLLALMLLVHARRGARTAPGGGLVLLNDQDRTEWDHPMIEEGSALVLVALTGGPPGAYGVQAAIAALHDEATDVASTDWPQIVALYDVLLKIAPSPIVMLNRAVAIAMRDGPEAGLELLDDLGDNPLLHSHHPYPAARAELLRRLGRNGEAADAYRRALELVGTEPEREYLRQRLGEAER encoded by the coding sequence ATGGCTGCGGTGGGCAGCGGCCGCGGACCCGACGCGGAGGCATCCGTCGAGGCGGTCTTCCGAGAGGAACGCGGCCGACTGCTCGCCGCCCTGGTCAGCCGGTTCGGCGACCTCGACCTGGCTGAGGAGGTGACGTCGGAGGCGATCGAGGCGGCTCTACGGCACTGGCCGGTGGACGGAGTGCCGTCCAAGCCCGGCGCCTGGCTTCTGACCACCGCGCGTCGCCGGGCCGTCGATCGACTGCGCCGGGACCAGGTGCTCGCGGCGCGGATAGCGGCCTTGCAGGTGGAGGCGGATCGCGCCGACCCCGCACCGCCTGCGGATATTGGTGGCGACCTCCCCGACGAACGTCTACAGCTGTTCTTCACGTGCGCGCACCCGGCGCTGTCGGCGGAGGACCGTACCGCCCTCACCCTGCGCTGCCTCGCCGACCTCACGACACCCGAGGTGGCGCGTGCGTTCCTCGTGTCACCGGCCACCATGGCGAAACGAATAGTGCGGGCCAAGAAGAGGATTCGGACGAACCGCATTCCGTTCCGGGTGCCGGGCGCGGACGAACTCCCACAGCGCCTGTCCGGTGTCCTGCAAGTCCTGTACTCGATCTTCACCGAGGGGTACGCCGCCAGCGGTGGGCCACGGCTTCAACGCCTCGACGTCGCCGAGGAAGCGATCCGTCTGACGCGGGTCCTGTATCGGCTCCTGCCCGACGAACGCGAGGTCGCCGGCCTCCTGGCGCTCATGCTGCTCGTCCATGCCCGCCGCGGCGCCCGCACCGCCCCTGGCGGCGGATTGGTGCTGCTGAATGATCAAGATCGCACCGAGTGGGACCATCCGATGATCGAGGAGGGGAGCGCGCTGGTGCTGGTCGCCCTCACCGGCGGCCCACCCGGGGCCTACGGAGTGCAGGCTGCGATCGCGGCGCTGCACGATGAGGCGACCGACGTCGCGAGCACCGACTGGCCGCAGATTGTGGCCCTGTACGACGTCCTGCTGAAAATAGCGCCGTCGCCGATCGTGATGCTCAATCGAGCGGTCGCGATCGCGATGCGTGACGGCCCCGAGGCCGGTCTCGAACTCCTCGACGACCTCGGCGACAACCCGCTGCTGCACTCGCACCATCCCTATCCAGCGGCACGGGCGGAACTACTACGCCGCCTCGGGCGCAATGGGGAAGCCGCCGATGCCTACCGGCGCGCGCTCGAGCTGGTCGGAACCGAGCCCGAGCGTGAGTATCTGCGGCAACGACTCGGCGAGGCCGAGCGGTAA
- a CDS encoding class I SAM-dependent methyltransferase — translation MLDRDALFSRLRRSPDIEAPNLVAVDATDRLILDESARELSQARPGTIVVIGDRYGALTIGAAATHGSTGIRVHQDPLTGELALAGNAQTVGLADRYRSCTLGEELLTGATVVLMQLPRSLSELTEIAEAIARYADPSVVVYAGGRDKHISRTMNDALGRSFAEVRATLGRQKSRVLIATGPLEVTAPTYPVTEHIAEIGLDVISYGAAFAGSKLDIGTRYLLEFLPRVNPRARTAVDLGCGTGILAVTLARCLPEISVIATDQSAAAVASADATARANGFGDRVSTLRDDAMSSLETDSQDLILCNPPFHVGAAVHTGAASKMFAEAGRVLRPGGEMWTVYNSHLGYRGMLRRLVGPTDVVGRIPKFTVTKSVV, via the coding sequence ATGCTCGACCGCGATGCCCTGTTCTCCCGACTGCGCCGCAGCCCCGATATCGAGGCTCCCAACCTGGTGGCGGTCGACGCCACCGACCGACTGATCCTGGACGAATCGGCCCGAGAGCTGTCGCAGGCGCGGCCCGGCACGATTGTGGTTATCGGCGACCGCTACGGCGCCCTCACCATCGGGGCTGCGGCGACACACGGTTCCACCGGCATTCGGGTGCACCAGGATCCGCTGACCGGGGAGTTGGCGCTTGCCGGCAACGCCCAGACGGTCGGATTGGCCGACCGCTACCGGTCCTGCACGCTCGGTGAGGAGCTACTGACCGGCGCGACCGTGGTGCTGATGCAGTTGCCACGAAGCCTGAGCGAGCTCACCGAAATCGCCGAGGCCATCGCCCGCTATGCAGATCCGTCCGTCGTGGTGTACGCGGGCGGACGAGACAAGCACATTTCGCGCACCATGAACGACGCGCTCGGGCGCTCCTTTGCCGAGGTTCGGGCAACCCTCGGCAGGCAGAAGTCCAGGGTGCTGATCGCAACTGGCCCCCTGGAAGTCACGGCTCCGACCTACCCGGTCACCGAGCACATCGCCGAAATCGGGCTCGATGTGATCTCGTATGGTGCCGCATTCGCCGGGTCGAAGCTGGACATCGGTACCCGATACCTCCTCGAATTCTTGCCGCGCGTGAATCCGAGGGCGCGCACGGCCGTCGACCTCGGCTGCGGCACCGGCATCCTCGCCGTGACCCTTGCTCGATGCCTTCCCGAGATTTCGGTGATCGCTACCGATCAATCGGCAGCAGCGGTTGCGTCGGCGGACGCCACCGCGCGTGCCAATGGGTTCGGCGATCGGGTGAGCACCCTGCGTGACGACGCCATGTCCTCACTCGAGACCGACAGTCAGGACCTCATCCTGTGTAATCCGCCGTTCCACGTCGGTGCGGCCGTCCACACCGGAGCCGCATCGAAGATGTTCGCCGAGGCGGGGCGGGTTCTCCGCCCCGGAGGTGAGATGTGGACCGTCTACAACTCGCATCTCGGGTATAGAGGAATGTTGCGCCGACTCGTCGGTCCTACCGACGTCGTCGGCAGGATCCCGAAGTTCACCGTGACCAAATCTGTGGTCTGA
- a CDS encoding Bax inhibitor-1/YccA family protein, whose translation MRTTSNPVFRNLPKQQGSGGYASFGSATAGSAQVTQQFGQPQYTQAEPYRTGPDYRSMTIDDVVTKTGITLGVLSVAAIISFFLVSNDISLAAPFVIGGGLIGLVLVLVATFGRKMDNPAIVLAYAAAEGVFLGALSFMFTNVEFGGAGGNALIGQAVLGTFGVFFGMLVVYKTGAIRVTPRLTRMIIGALIGVVVLALGNLVASFFTDGGFGLRDGGPIAIIFSLVCIGIAAFSFLLDFDAADQLIRAQAPEKAAWGVSFGLTITLVWLYIEILRLLSYFNSD comes from the coding sequence GTGCGCACCACCAGTAACCCGGTGTTCCGTAATCTGCCCAAACAACAGGGCAGTGGCGGATACGCCTCGTTCGGATCTGCGACGGCCGGTTCCGCGCAGGTCACTCAGCAGTTCGGCCAGCCACAGTACACCCAGGCCGAGCCCTATCGCACAGGTCCCGACTATCGGTCGATGACCATCGACGACGTCGTCACCAAGACGGGAATCACACTCGGTGTGCTCTCGGTCGCGGCGATCATCTCGTTCTTCCTGGTGAGCAACGACATCAGCCTCGCGGCCCCCTTCGTCATCGGTGGCGGTCTGATCGGGCTGGTGCTGGTTCTCGTGGCGACGTTCGGGCGCAAGATGGACAACCCGGCGATCGTTCTCGCCTATGCGGCAGCTGAGGGCGTGTTCCTCGGCGCGCTGTCGTTCATGTTCACCAATGTCGAGTTCGGTGGTGCCGGCGGAAATGCCCTCATCGGACAGGCCGTGCTCGGCACCTTCGGCGTCTTCTTCGGAATGCTCGTCGTCTACAAGACCGGGGCAATCCGCGTTACTCCGCGGCTTACCCGAATGATCATCGGTGCCCTCATCGGTGTCGTCGTCCTGGCTTTGGGCAACCTGGTCGCCAGCTTCTTCACCGACGGTGGGTTCGGCCTCCGCGACGGCGGACCGATCGCCATCATCTTCAGCCTCGTCTGCATCGGTATCGCCGCGTTCAGCTTCCTTCTGGACTTCGACGCCGCCGATCAGTTGATCCGCGCTCAGGCGCCGGAGAAGGCAGCCTGGGGAGTGTCCTTCGGCCTCACCATCACTCTGGTGTGGCTGTACATCGAAATCCTCCGCCTGCTGAGCTACTTCAACAGCGACTAG
- a CDS encoding acetyl-CoA C-acetyltransferase, whose protein sequence is MPEAVIVSAVRSPIGRAMKGSLKTIRPDDLTAQMVSAALAKVPELDPTEIDDLLLGCGQPAGQSGFNIARVVAVQLGYDFLPGVTVNRYCSSSLQTTRMALHAIKAGEGDVFISGGVESVSSFVTGNADGLPNTQNPLFADAVARTEKLAEGGVPWKDPREDGQLPDVYIAMGQTAENVASATGITREDQDRWGVRSQNRAEDAIKNGFFEREITPVTLPDGTVVSTDDGPRPGTTYEAVSQLKPVFRPDGTVTAGNACPLNDGAAALVIMSDTKAKELGLTPLARIVSTGVSGLSPEIMGLGPIEAVKKALAIAGKSISDIDLFEINEAFAVQVLGSARELKIDEEKLNVSGGAIALGHPFGMTGARITNTLINNLQEHDKTFGVETMCVGGGQGMAMVLERLS, encoded by the coding sequence ATGCCCGAGGCAGTAATCGTCTCAGCAGTACGTTCACCGATCGGCCGCGCCATGAAGGGGTCGCTCAAGACCATCCGGCCCGACGATCTGACCGCACAGATGGTGTCCGCCGCGCTGGCCAAGGTCCCCGAACTGGACCCGACCGAGATCGACGACCTCCTCCTGGGCTGCGGCCAGCCCGCTGGACAGTCGGGCTTCAACATCGCTCGTGTCGTCGCGGTCCAGTTGGGCTACGACTTCCTGCCCGGGGTCACCGTCAACCGCTACTGTTCCTCCTCGCTGCAGACCACCCGTATGGCACTGCACGCCATCAAGGCCGGCGAGGGCGACGTCTTCATCTCGGGTGGCGTCGAGTCGGTATCGAGTTTCGTCACCGGTAACGCCGACGGCCTGCCGAACACCCAGAATCCCCTCTTCGCGGATGCGGTGGCTCGGACCGAGAAACTCGCCGAGGGTGGTGTCCCCTGGAAGGACCCGCGGGAAGACGGCCAACTCCCCGACGTATACATCGCCATGGGCCAGACCGCCGAGAACGTGGCGTCGGCCACCGGTATCACCCGGGAGGATCAGGATCGCTGGGGCGTTCGCTCACAGAATCGCGCGGAGGATGCCATCAAGAACGGCTTCTTCGAGCGCGAGATCACACCGGTCACCCTCCCCGACGGCACCGTCGTTTCCACCGACGACGGCCCGCGCCCGGGCACCACGTATGAGGCCGTCAGCCAGCTGAAGCCGGTGTTCCGGCCCGACGGCACCGTCACCGCCGGTAACGCCTGCCCCCTCAACGACGGTGCAGCCGCCCTGGTCATCATGTCCGACACGAAGGCGAAGGAACTCGGTCTCACGCCCCTCGCTCGCATCGTGTCCACCGGCGTGTCCGGCCTTTCCCCGGAGATCATGGGTCTCGGCCCGATCGAGGCGGTCAAGAAGGCTCTCGCCATTGCCGGCAAGAGCATCTCGGACATCGACCTTTTCGAGATCAACGAGGCATTCGCGGTCCAGGTTCTCGGTTCTGCACGAGAGCTGAAGATCGACGAGGAGAAGCTGAACGTCTCGGGCGGCGCAATCGCCCTCGGGCACCCGTTCGGCATGACCGGTGCCCGCATCACCAACACCCTGATCAACAACCTGCAAGAGCACGACAAGACATTCGGCGTCGAGACCATGTGTGTCGGCGGTGGACAGGGTATGGCGATGGTCCTCGAGCGCCTGAGCTAG
- a CDS encoding SGNH/GDSL hydrolase family protein translates to MPKSIWQTGAQAGATAVVAGVGAGTFTWAAHSYLMSQATTARNVIGRNVAKPPEADGVYVPGGGLPQRWRRNQPYDVHLMIFGDSSAAGVGCLSAQEVPGVQIARRLADETGRRVRLSTKAIGGATSRGLSGQVDAMFVAGPPPDAAVILIGVNDVTSKNSIRASARRLGAAVERLRDRGCAVVVGTCPDLGVVTAIPQPLRTVASTWSLRLARAQASATHAAGGHPVALADLLGPEFRAEPDRMFSPDRFHPSAAGYELVAIQIVPVLEEALDLRDFEPRSDPTEMPEADEAS, encoded by the coding sequence TTGCCGAAGAGCATCTGGCAGACCGGCGCCCAGGCCGGTGCCACGGCAGTCGTCGCAGGTGTGGGTGCAGGCACATTCACGTGGGCGGCCCACTCGTACCTGATGTCGCAGGCCACCACGGCCAGAAACGTCATAGGGCGCAACGTTGCGAAACCCCCGGAAGCCGACGGCGTCTACGTTCCGGGCGGAGGGCTGCCTCAGCGGTGGCGGCGGAACCAGCCATACGACGTTCACCTGATGATTTTCGGAGACTCTTCGGCGGCGGGCGTCGGTTGCCTGTCGGCGCAGGAGGTGCCGGGCGTGCAGATCGCTCGACGGCTGGCCGACGAGACAGGAAGGCGGGTCCGTCTCAGCACCAAGGCGATCGGAGGAGCCACCTCCCGCGGCCTGAGCGGGCAGGTAGATGCGATGTTTGTGGCCGGGCCACCTCCAGACGCTGCGGTGATCCTCATCGGCGTCAACGACGTGACGTCGAAGAACTCGATCAGGGCATCGGCGCGCAGGCTCGGTGCGGCGGTCGAGCGGCTTCGCGACCGCGGCTGCGCCGTCGTCGTGGGCACGTGCCCCGACCTGGGAGTGGTCACCGCAATTCCGCAACCCCTGCGCACCGTCGCGTCGACCTGGTCGTTGCGACTGGCCCGCGCGCAGGCGTCCGCGACCCATGCCGCAGGCGGACATCCGGTAGCGCTGGCCGATCTGCTCGGTCCCGAGTTCCGCGCCGAACCCGACCGCATGTTCTCCCCTGACCGCTTTCATCCCTCGGCGGCGGGGTACGAGCTCGTGGCGATCCAGATTGTGCCGGTTCTCGAGGAGGCCCTCGATCTCCGCGACTTCGAACCTCGTTCCGATCCAACCGAGATGCCGGAGGCCGACGAAGCCTCATGA
- a CDS encoding cystathionine beta-synthase encodes MRIAEHVVDLIGNTPLVKLTSVTGENYGTVAAKIEYLNPGGSSKDRIAVKMIDAAEASGELKPGGTIVEPTSGNTGIGLALVAQKRGYKCVFVCPDKVSEDKRNVLRAYGAEVVVCPTAVAPDHPDSYYSVSDRLARELPGGWKPNQYSNPGGPESHYETTGPEIWADTDGKITHFVAGVGTGGTITGTGRYLKEVSGGKVKVIGADPEGSVYSGGTGRPYLVEGVGEDFWPSAYDPSVPDEIIAVSDADSFEMTRRLAREEGLLVGGSCGMAVVAALEVARREGPDAVIVVLLPDGGRGYLSKIFNDEWMASYGFLRTPLDGRADEKTVGDVLRGKSGELPDLVHTHPSETLRDAIEILREYGVSQMPVVGAEPPVMAGEVAGSVTERDLLSAVFEGRAQLADSVEKHMSKPFPLIGAGEPVSSATKALGDTDALMVVDDGKPVGVITRHDLLGFLSAGS; translated from the coding sequence ATGCGCATCGCGGAACACGTCGTCGATCTGATCGGTAACACCCCTCTCGTCAAGCTCACTTCCGTCACCGGTGAGAACTACGGGACCGTTGCGGCCAAGATCGAGTACCTCAACCCGGGTGGCAGCTCGAAGGACCGCATCGCGGTCAAGATGATCGACGCCGCGGAGGCGTCGGGTGAGCTGAAGCCGGGTGGGACCATCGTCGAGCCCACGTCAGGCAACACGGGAATCGGCCTGGCGCTGGTCGCGCAGAAGCGCGGGTACAAGTGCGTGTTCGTCTGCCCCGACAAGGTCAGCGAAGACAAGCGGAACGTTCTCAGGGCCTATGGCGCAGAGGTCGTGGTGTGCCCGACCGCCGTTGCTCCCGATCACCCCGACAGCTACTACAGCGTTTCGGACAGGCTCGCCCGTGAGCTACCGGGCGGCTGGAAGCCGAACCAATATTCCAACCCCGGCGGTCCCGAGAGCCATTACGAGACCACCGGCCCCGAGATCTGGGCCGATACCGACGGGAAGATCACCCACTTCGTGGCCGGTGTGGGCACGGGCGGAACCATCACCGGTACCGGGCGCTACCTCAAAGAGGTGTCTGGCGGCAAGGTGAAGGTCATCGGAGCCGATCCCGAGGGATCGGTCTACTCCGGCGGAACCGGCCGCCCATACCTCGTGGAAGGTGTCGGCGAGGACTTCTGGCCCAGCGCCTACGACCCGTCCGTCCCCGACGAGATCATCGCCGTCTCCGACGCCGACTCGTTCGAGATGACCCGCCGGCTCGCGCGTGAGGAAGGCCTACTGGTCGGGGGTTCCTGCGGTATGGCCGTAGTTGCCGCACTCGAGGTGGCCCGGCGTGAGGGTCCCGACGCGGTGATCGTGGTCCTTCTTCCCGACGGCGGACGTGGCTACCTGTCGAAGATCTTCAACGACGAGTGGATGGCGTCCTACGGCTTTCTCCGCACCCCACTCGACGGCAGGGCCGACGAGAAGACCGTCGGCGACGTGCTGCGCGGCAAGTCGGGGGAGCTGCCTGATCTCGTCCACACGCATCCGTCAGAGACCTTGCGCGACGCGATCGAGATCCTCCGCGAGTACGGAGTGTCACAGATGCCGGTCGTCGGGGCCGAGCCACCGGTCATGGCTGGCGAGGTCGCGGGCAGTGTCACCGAGCGTGACCTGCTCAGCGCGGTATTCGAAGGGCGTGCGCAACTCGCCGATTCGGTGGAGAAGCACATGAGTAAGCCGTTCCCGCTCATTGGTGCGGGGGAGCCGGTTTCGTCAGCCACCAAGGCGCTCGGAGACACCGACGCGCTGATGGTCGTCGACGACGGTAAGCCCGTCGGTGTCATCACCCGGCACGACCTGCTCGGCTTCCTCAGCGCGGGTTCCTGA
- a CDS encoding Dyp-type peroxidase: MPERTTPPSGVLSRRNLFAGAAVLGAAGAGWGAHEAVDRLSAQPAEHGGLTEPFHGPHQGGIATAAQANAQFVGMDLRDGADRSAVSGLLKVWTQDAARLTRGEPALADTEPELAAIPARLTVTVGLGPGVFAATNTIDQQPAWLRPLPAFSIDRLDEGAWGQTDLLLQVCADDPVAVAHAVRVLVKNVRSLVTVRWSQRGFQHARRSRPDGTTMRNLMGQVDGTTNPGTDEFDRLVWDDGSRYPWLAGGTSLVLRRIRMELDTWEEIDRHGRELTVGRTLDTGAPLTGAEEHDEPDFAATDRYGIPVIPPNSHIARARHTHEGERFHRRAYNYDDPPEPGQVSNSGLIFASYQRDIDTQFLPVQERLAEVDALNEWTTPIGSAVYAIPPGTGPGQYLGQTLLGGRA; this comes from the coding sequence GTGCCTGAGCGCACCACCCCGCCCTCCGGCGTGCTGAGCCGGCGGAACCTGTTTGCAGGTGCCGCCGTGCTCGGGGCCGCGGGAGCCGGCTGGGGGGCACACGAAGCCGTCGATCGCCTCAGCGCACAGCCTGCTGAGCACGGTGGGCTGACGGAGCCGTTCCACGGACCCCACCAGGGTGGGATCGCGACCGCAGCGCAGGCGAACGCCCAGTTCGTTGGAATGGATCTGCGTGACGGCGCGGATCGATCCGCCGTGTCCGGGCTGCTGAAGGTATGGACCCAGGATGCAGCCCGCCTGACCCGCGGTGAACCTGCGTTGGCGGACACCGAACCGGAGCTCGCCGCCATCCCGGCCCGACTGACCGTTACGGTCGGCCTCGGCCCCGGGGTGTTCGCCGCCACGAACACGATCGACCAACAGCCGGCGTGGCTGCGGCCGCTACCGGCCTTCTCGATCGATCGCCTCGACGAGGGCGCATGGGGCCAAACCGATCTGCTCCTCCAGGTCTGCGCCGACGACCCGGTCGCGGTCGCGCACGCGGTCCGGGTACTGGTCAAGAACGTCCGCTCTCTTGTCACGGTGCGCTGGTCGCAACGGGGCTTCCAGCACGCCCGTCGCAGCCGCCCGGACGGCACGACGATGCGCAACCTCATGGGGCAGGTGGACGGCACCACCAACCCGGGCACCGACGAGTTCGACCGTCTCGTCTGGGACGACGGCAGCAGGTACCCGTGGCTTGCCGGCGGCACTTCCCTGGTGCTGCGCCGAATCCGCATGGAACTCGATACCTGGGAGGAAATCGACCGCCACGGAAGGGAATTGACCGTGGGCCGCACCCTCGACACCGGGGCCCCACTGACCGGCGCCGAGGAACACGACGAGCCCGATTTCGCCGCCACCGACCGGTACGGCATCCCGGTGATCCCGCCGAACTCGCATATCGCTCGCGCTCGCCACACTCACGAAGGGGAAAGGTTCCACCGCCGCGCATACAACTACGACGACCCACCGGAGCCCGGACAGGTATCGAACTCCGGGTTGATCTTCGCGTCCTATCAGCGAGACATCGACACCCAATTCCTGCCGGTCCAAGAACGGCTCGCCGAGGTCGACGCCCTCAACGAGTGGACCACGCCGATCGGCTCCGCCGTCTACGCCATCCCGCCCGGTACCGGGCCGGGCCAATATCTCGGACAGACGTTGCTCGGCGGCCGCGCCTGA
- a CDS encoding copper chaperone PCu(A)C — MSMFTIRRLAAAGGVCIGLLLAGCSSGADDSSSGTAADAVTVSEQWVKAAESGTSSAFAQLTNAADRDVRIVSVSSPSSARAELHEVTTGADGATTMRHKHDGIVIAANSTHALVPGGDHLMLFDLKAPLTPGTTTTFTLTFEDGSATSFDAQVRDFSGNQESYDPSGGHGAAPASMPGHGA, encoded by the coding sequence ATGTCCATGTTCACTATTCGACGCCTCGCCGCTGCCGGCGGCGTGTGCATCGGCCTCCTGCTGGCCGGATGCTCATCGGGCGCTGACGATTCGTCCTCCGGCACAGCCGCTGATGCGGTGACCGTATCCGAACAGTGGGTCAAGGCCGCTGAATCCGGGACGAGCTCCGCGTTCGCGCAACTGACCAACGCCGCGGACCGGGACGTGCGGATCGTATCCGTGTCCAGTCCCTCCTCCGCTCGAGCCGAACTGCACGAAGTCACGACCGGTGCCGACGGTGCCACGACGATGCGGCACAAACACGACGGCATCGTCATCGCGGCGAACAGCACTCACGCCCTCGTCCCGGGCGGCGACCACCTGATGCTGTTCGACCTGAAAGCTCCGCTGACCCCGGGCACGACCACCACCTTCACCCTTACCTTCGAGGACGGATCGGCCACCAGCTTCGACGCACAGGTCCGGGATTTCTCCGGAAACCAGGAGAGCTACGACCCCAGCGGCGGCCACGGGGCCGCCCCCGCTTCGATGCCAGGTCACGGTGCCTGA
- a CDS encoding cystathionine gamma-synthase has protein sequence MSEQRSKADNITWQGFSTKAVHAGFEPDPQTGAVNVPIYASSTFAQDGVGGMRNGYEYARTGNPTRRPLEANLAALESGSYGRAFGSGMAATDCLLRAVLRPGDHLVIPNDAYGGTFRLIDKVFTQWGIEYTPAAVSDVDAVRGAMRPNTKLVWIETPTNPLLNIGDIEALADVAHAADAKLVVDNTFASPYLQQPLQLGADVALHSTTKYIGGHSDVVGGALVTDDEELDTAFAFLQNGAGAVPGPFDAFLTLRGIKTLSLRMERHSDNAEKVVELLSGHPAVSQVIYPGLESHPGHKVADKQMRRFGGMISVRLVGGKQAALDFCSRTEIFTLAESLGGVESLIEHPGAMTHASTAGSLLEVPDDLVRLSVGIEDASDLVDDIEQALK, from the coding sequence ATGAGTGAGCAGCGCAGCAAAGCGGACAACATCACCTGGCAGGGGTTCTCCACCAAAGCGGTGCACGCGGGATTCGAGCCCGACCCGCAGACCGGTGCCGTCAACGTCCCGATCTACGCGAGTTCGACGTTCGCGCAAGATGGTGTTGGAGGCATGAGGAACGGGTACGAATATGCCCGCACCGGTAACCCCACACGCCGCCCCCTCGAAGCGAACCTGGCAGCTCTCGAGTCCGGCTCGTACGGTCGCGCCTTCGGCTCGGGTATGGCTGCCACCGACTGCTTGCTGCGTGCCGTGCTCCGACCGGGCGATCACCTCGTCATCCCGAACGATGCGTACGGCGGAACGTTCCGGCTGATCGACAAGGTCTTCACGCAGTGGGGGATCGAGTACACGCCCGCCGCAGTCTCCGACGTGGATGCCGTCCGCGGGGCCATGCGCCCCAACACCAAGCTCGTGTGGATCGAGACACCCACCAACCCGCTCCTCAACATCGGTGACATCGAGGCGCTCGCCGATGTCGCGCACGCTGCCGACGCGAAGCTCGTCGTCGACAACACGTTCGCCTCCCCCTATCTGCAGCAGCCCCTGCAGCTCGGTGCGGACGTCGCGCTGCACTCGACCACCAAGTACATCGGCGGACACTCCGACGTCGTCGGCGGCGCGCTCGTCACGGATGACGAAGAACTGGATACGGCCTTCGCGTTCCTGCAGAACGGTGCGGGCGCCGTCCCCGGACCCTTCGACGCGTTTCTCACGCTCCGCGGGATCAAGACACTCTCGTTGCGAATGGAGCGGCACAGTGACAACGCCGAGAAGGTCGTGGAGCTTCTCAGTGGACATCCTGCGGTGTCCCAAGTGATCTACCCCGGACTCGAATCGCACCCCGGCCACAAGGTGGCGGACAAGCAGATGCGCCGATTCGGCGGCATGATCTCTGTTCGCCTCGTCGGCGGCAAGCAGGCGGCCCTCGACTTCTGCTCGCGCACCGAGATTTTCACGCTGGCAGAATCGCTCGGCGGTGTGGAGTCGCTGATCGAGCATCCGGGTGCCATGACCCACGCCTCGACTGCGGGTTCCCTACTCGAGGTTCCGGACGACTTGGTGCGCTTGTCCGTCGGGATCGAGGACGCGTCCGACCTCGTCGACGACATCGAGCAGGCGCTGAAGTAG